TGTCGGTCAACGTGCGTGGTACCTCCAATATGCACCGCAGGTCCTGGCCGTCGGGGATTTAAGGAAATAAGTGAAGGGTCAAGGAGACGATAACGTGGCAACAGAAAAAACCAAGAAAGTGTTTTGGTATTCGGCGTGGGGTTTGCTGTTTGTTGGCTTGGCCGGCGTGCTGATAAAACAGGCCTTCGAAGAAACACCTGAGCCTAGTAAACCCAGCTACCTCAGCGACCTGATCATCCTGACCGCGCGAACGACGGCTCGTAATTGGATGGTCAACGAGGACATCAGGTTCGACCGGGCGGAAGCGGCCAACAGTCACGCGATAAAGTTCTACTACACGCTGGTCAATTACGATACCCAGCCCGATAGCTTTGACCTGGACGCGACATTCTCCGACATCACACAGGCTGTTTGCGCCGCGCAGATGCCTAAAGACTCGTCAATCCTCACACTGGGCGGCACCTTGATTTATATTTTTGGCAGCAAAAACGAAAAAGAAGTGGGGCGGTTCGAAATCGACAAACAGACCTGTGCGGGCTGACCGTGAAGGGGACGGATTGATCCGCCCCCTTCATTTTTTTGCCGTTGCGCTGTCTTAACCGCGCTTCGGCAGCTTCCAGTTCGGCCGGATAAAGTGGCAGGTGTATCCATTGGGAATCCGCTCCAGATAATCCTGGTGCTCCGGCTCCGCCTCCCAAAATGGCCCAGCCGGTTCAATCTCGGTCACCACTCGACCCGGCCACAATGTCGAGGCGTCCACATCCGCTGCCGTATCCTCGGCCACGTCCCGTTGCTGCTCGCTCAGGTAATAGATTGCCGAGCGATAACTCGGCCCACGATCATTGCCCTGTCGATTCGGTGTGCTCGGGTCATGGATCTGGAAAAAGAACTCCAGAATCTGCCGGTAGCTGATCACCGCCGGGTCAAACACGATCTCGATGGCTTCCGCATGGTTGCCGTGGTTGCGGTAGGTGGCATTCGGCACATCGCCGCCGGTGTAGCCGACGCGGGTGTGCAGCACGCCGGGGTAACGCCGCAACAGGTCTTGCATGCCCCAGAAGCAGCCGCCGGCGAGGATGGCGGTTTCGGTTGGGTTGGTCATGGTCGGTTCTTCCGCGCAATGAATACAGGCAAGTTATGGGGCTGTATTGGCAAATACCAAGGGTAAAGGGGGGTACCCAGACGATCGGTTTCAGGTAATGATGCGCGACCAAAATCAAGGAAGATAACAACAATGAAAACCGCCTTGCGCGCCCTGCTTGTGTTTTGCCTGACCACGCCCGCCCTCGCGGCCGAAAGCCCCGTCGGCTTCAAAACCACCACCCTGCCCGACGCGCAGACCAGCCGCCCGCTGGAAATGGTGGTCTGGTATCCCGCTGCAAGCACCGCCAAACCCCAACTGATCGCCGACAACGGGGTGTTCATCGGCGCCCTCGCGGTGACAGATGCACCACCGGCTGCCGGTGAGCATCCTTTGGTCGTGCTCTCCCACGGCTACGGCGGTAATTGGGGCAAACAGGTGTGGTTGGCCAGTGCATTGGCGCACAAAGGGTACATCGTGGCGGCGGTCAATCACCCCGGCACCACCACCAAGGACCGTAGCCCGCAGGCCGCCGCTCAGTTATGGAAGCGCCCGGCCGACCTGAGTCGCGCCATTGACGCGGTCCTGGCCCAGCCCAAGCAATTTGGCGCGGTGGCAAACAATCGCATTGCCGCCGTCGGCCACTCCCTCGGCGGCTGGACCGTGCTGGAGATTGCCGGCGCACGCTTCGATCCCGACCTGTTCACCCAAGCCTGCAACGCACACCCCAAGCTCGGCGGTTGCATTGGCTACCATGAGATGAACCCCGCTGGCACGCCCGAAGGCAAAGCCCACCTGGCCGC
The genomic region above belongs to Pseudomonas azotoformans and contains:
- a CDS encoding alpha/beta hydrolase family protein; its protein translation is MKTALRALLVFCLTTPALAAESPVGFKTTTLPDAQTSRPLEMVVWYPAASTAKPQLIADNGVFIGALAVTDAPPAAGEHPLVVLSHGYGGNWGKQVWLASALAHKGYIVAAVNHPGTTTKDRSPQAAAQLWKRPADLSRAIDAVLAQPKQFGAVANNRIAAVGHSLGGWTVLEIAGARFDPDLFTQACNAHPKLGGCIGYHEMNPAGTPEGKAHLAADLSDKRVTAIVSLDLGLAPGFTDASLAALPVPALVIAGGVPTEDMDPNLESAALVKRLPKASTQYVEIGDATHFTFMSICKPRGMELIEESSPGDGMICRDGEGARPRAQIQLQVIELITAFLRQSSSH
- the msrA gene encoding peptide-methionine (S)-S-oxide reductase MsrA is translated as MTNPTETAILAGGCFWGMQDLLRRYPGVLHTRVGYTGGDVPNATYRNHGNHAEAIEIVFDPAVISYRQILEFFFQIHDPSTPNRQGNDRGPSYRSAIYYLSEQQRDVAEDTAADVDASTLWPGRVVTEIEPAGPFWEAEPEHQDYLERIPNGYTCHFIRPNWKLPKRG